The DNA window GGTGATCCGTCGGGGTTGGAGGCGGTGTTCTCGCTGTTGTACTTGTACATGAATTCCCGGCCCTGGCCGTAGTCGTGGCTCCAGTTGTCGCTGGTGCGCTCGGCCGGGGTGTATTGGAAGCGCTGGTCCAGT is part of the Sporichthyaceae bacterium genome and encodes:
- a CDS encoding ABC transporter substrate-binding protein, whose amino-acid sequence is LDQRFQYTPAERTSDNWSHDYGQGREFMYKYNSENTASNPDGSPNGWTPDPGQFVIYTWQ